tgatgatgatggtaaatGTGACGAAAACACACCTGACAGAACACAGAAGGCAATTTTGGAGTGGCAAGTACGATTCAGCACTCCTTTGACTTTCAATTTGAGAATACTGCCTTTCATCTTTGGCTATTTGATTTACTCTGACCACTTACATTGCTCCAAAATCTCAGAGAACCATGCATACAGATGTCAAGTAGGATTGAGATATCAAGATGGACTCCTTGGACTAAAGGGTGTGATGATTTTCTGTATGAATGCTCTGCCCCTTCTCTTAGTGACCTTTTCATCCCAGCCTTTCACATCTCTGGTTTCTTGCACATTGATCATGTACTTTTGTCAATCTTGTTCTCCAGAGTTGTCAGTGTATAAAAAGCATGTTTCTGGTTTTATCAAAAATTGATGTAAAATTTCCCAAGAGAAGCACAGCCACAAGGGTCCAATCATCAGTGTCCTGTATTTttctaatgtaaaaaaaaaaagaaaatattaactCATCACAATTTGTTAATAAATGTATATGTGTGAAAAGATGGATACAATATAGAATAATGTGTGTATTGCCCAATCATAATTGATCAATCTCTCAGTGTTGTGTGCAAGAGGCTGTGTATTATTGTCATGACTTGTAGGGCTGGATTCACACAGGAAGTCTAAGTTTCTATTGGAACTGTGTCCCAGATACTCAGAGATTATGAAATTCACgcagagctaaaaaaaataaaaatcagttcCTGTATTTGTTCCTGTTTAAATCCAGCGAGAATGAGGCTCACTGTGCACAGCTCCACAGGACGGCCATTCACTTTCATGTGCAATAGTTTGTTGCAATCCATACAACATGATGGGGAAAAAATTAACAAGCAAAAATACAGATTCTCTATGTGCCACAGTTCTCTGAGGAAAACAATGTATTATGAAATGAATAAAATTTGCAAACTTAAAAGtttttttggaagaaaaatgtttgtgtacttGCAAACACGGGAAGGTGACAGCACAGATGGAATCACAACATCCTGGTTTATTTATCAATATAGAATGCATTTATATGTACAGATAAATTCGGAGAGTGATTTCATCAAGGATCATGTCCTATCATGGGGAAATGCAGTCAAGAGCTAGAACAAAACAtcaatcataaaaaaagagggaaaaaatgcAGACACTTGGACACGCTGTCATGGTAACCAATCCCCCCCCTCAACATCCAGCACGTTTCTGAGGTCCTCCTTGTTTCTAAGGCTGTTGAGAAGCAGACCCAGTACCCTGACGACAGGTTGCAGCCCCTCGCTGCTCACGCTGCTGTGCCTCTTACCGAAGCGCCCGATGGGTCTGACCCCACGTCCCACGTACCAGAATGGGTCTATCTCTGGACCTGGACACCAAAGAAGAACACCAGTGTCAGCAACAGTatttgaaaacagaaacattacaaCCATAAAATCAGTAGCCCATGCTTTGACCTAAATGATTATGTCCATAGAAGACAGATTCTAATTTTCATGACAAAGTTTTGGCTATATGATTCAAAGTCATTGTGACAAGTATGCCTTTTTGTAACGGTATAACAAGACCCaaaaatgtttatatgtttataattATTTTCATATTATTTTCTACTGATCgtaacatacatacatacatataagtgaacataaattattttctaaatatgaTTAGATGCATTCAGGAACTTGTTTGTAACACAATTTGATGTTTTCCTACATATTTAATTGTCTAATTATTGATTTCCAtaagaaaaactgaatttaaactATTAAGTCTTTGATCCTGATACATTCAAATGAATGTATTTACTGTGTATTCCTCtagcaatttaaaataaaataggaacgcataaaaacatttactcttTAACCTCTGCgcaattaaaatgaaataattaagtagcctatatatatattgttataTACACTCAGTATTACTGTACATGTCATGAATACAACAATAATCCAAATATTTATACAAAGTACTTtataaaagtacaaaatattacaaaataaaacacaagatcTTAAAAATGgatgggcaaaaaaaaaaaatgaacacagagatCAAGTAGCATAAACGAGCCCTCAGAAATCCGGGGTTTTCTagcatacatttttaataataatatctaaattttagatttttttttccaactgtgagaggaaaggaaagaggaaagtttttttttttttgtttttttttttacaaacaatcCATAAGAAATAAAATAGTATGCTAAACAGCACTATGAACTTAATAGAAGTAGCCTAACACAAACAGACCATTAGTGTAATAGCCTGTGCTAAAAGATAGATATCACCAGTCTGTCCTCTTCACTTTAAGTCTCTTTTATCTCCAAGACCAATTTCAACAATTTTtgcttaagaaaaaaaaaaaacagaaaagtaacgAAATGGTATTATAAAGTCATGTCTTACTTCTGTTGTCGACATTGTGAACGATGTGAAAGTCGTGCTCCACCGTGGTGCTGTGAGCGCTGCTCAGGCTGGAGGAGAGGACGAGGAGCAGCGCGAGAGCTGCGGGCACCCAGCGGCTCGTGAGGACGCAGAGCCGGACATCAGCCGCTCTCCCGGGCAGCATGCTGTGAGGTCACTCCGGGAACTGCAGAGGAGGGACGGAGGGACGCTGGTCAGTCAAGTATCACTTAACAGTTAaagatctttaaaaacagagagtAGTCACTGAGAAAcgaaaaaacaaactttaatttttttatattaaagaaGGCTAATATTGTACCCAAAACAATGTCAGAATAGGTTAACCATTTATACCTCAATTACTCTTCTTACAGGCATATGGTTAATTTTGAATAAACATATTCATGTCCATTATTTAGTCTTAAGTGCATTGTAGATAGCCTATATCAATATAGTTATTCACTCAGTTATGAGGTggtttttattaataatattattagaATAGTTTGCATAGGTTTATCTCAAATATATTTCAGTGATATATAACTCCACCAACGCACATGTGATCATCTTGCATTAAAGACAATTCATTTAATAGTCCTAATAATAGcctaaataataattttaatatTTACCCCAAACAGCAGCTCCTTACCTTGAACTTTGGTGACAGGCTGAGGTCAGTTGGTGGAGTAGAGTCGTTTATTGTTAAGCAGGTGTGCCTCAGCTTATATATCCACGTTGCTCATGTGTGTTGGATGATGAATCAAGAACGTCAGTCGCACACTATGATCCCAGGCTACAGGATgcaccccaccaccacccccccccttcccttctCCTCCCACTCTTAAACCACCTCAACCCTTTGAGAAGGAGGTTTTGATTTGGAGTCTTCCTGATGCCTGTCACGCAGCAAAGCAGTCCATCAGGCAGTCAATGACATGAGGACAACTTTAAATTAGTGCACAACATTGGGGGAGACCCCGCATCTCGAATAGACCTGTCAGACAGGGACCTGGAACGCTGGTGGGTGTCTTTTTGATGAGCTTTTCATCAATCAACCTGGATAAGgacaaattgtaaaaaaaaaaatctcattgtCTTGTCACCAAAAACTGAGCTTCAGGAACTTTGTCAATAGTAATCAGCTTTAACTACAAAGTTTAGGAATGTTGCAGCCACATTTCTTCCAATACAAAGCTCACATTTAACCATTTCAAAGGCTATCATATAAAATATGATCTTTTTTGTGCCATTCAGTAAGATCATACTTTAAATTGGGCCGCTGTTGGCGCAGTGTTTAGTGCACAcaccccatgtattgaggctatagtcctccaagctggtggcccaggttcaaatcctacctgcggctcctttcccgcatgtctttcgcccgctctctctccctgatttccaactctatccactgtcctatctctccattaaaggcacaaaaagcaccaaaataaatcttaaaaaacaagattataCTTTAAATTAGTAAGGGCTCAAATCACAGGGAAAGTGAGCAGTAAAAATACATCTTGAGAGTTGACAGTGATGAATCATAAGTGAAAGGCCAAGCTAAGGTGAAATTCCTCACTCAAATGTATTCAGGTGCAACATCTCCTTTGGGCCAAAATGGATGTGTGTAAAGGTCACAATATGAAGTGACAGTGCTGCTTCAAATGTGACCATGTCGCTTAACCTTTAgatgtgcacaaacacagaaaggagttacatttcattcatttcagcAACAAGCTAGGGTTCTGTGTATGTTTAATAACTTATGGAAGACATGCATGCTTGTTCAATGCTTAGAAAAAAGGGCTATACGCACACCACGTAGGTACAGGgcaatacaaaaaacaacagatagaAGAAGATATATtatcacctgatgaagacctcCGATTGGAATTGCTTGGATTAAGTAAAAATCTTTTGTGGCGTTTTGTGTGCTCATATCTTCTTAGATATAACAGAAGAAGATATGATTAGAAATTGTAGATCTCAAAACACGACCGAAATTTCTGATATCAGATTCTCTTGAAAGTGCATTATTGGGTGATGAATCCTTGAAAGTATATCAAATTACACTCTTACCCTATACAATTAAAATATGATAGTTACGTATAAGTATGTGTGTCAATGCATTTGTTCATGCATGAATACGCAATTCCACCCTAAAGCTGTAGTTTGGTTCAGGAGAAGGAAGGAAACCATAATTTGTTAATAACTTGTAAGACCTGATGTTGCAGACACAAGCCCTGCCTGTGGGAGAATACATAGCTGGAATCAGAGGATAATAACTACCTGAGGATGTGTAATCACACCAAAAAATGGGAGAATCTTTGGCTTTAGGTGTAATTCATATATGGTAAAATCCCTTCATTGCTAAAAGTTGTGtaatttatttcttctttgattCCCATGTTTGGTCATGTTGATACTTCTTACCAATAGATTTAGAGAGAACTAAATGCACACCCCAGTTCAACACTATATGCCAGGGTCCGGACTtgatataaaagttgtttttttattttgaatgagtATGAATTATCACAGCTGTAACTAAATCTctatatttcattaaaagtaTTCTGCCTTGGTCGGAACGCCAACGATGAGTTCTTTTGTATTACAATAGTGTCTCTGACTCATGGCTGGTCTCTCCTCTTCCACTATAACATCATGTTCTCATCCACTCCTGATTGAATGGCTTCATCCTGCCTATGTCGTCATCTGTTTTTGTGAATGGAGGCTCAAAGGACCAGCGGTCAAGTCACAGCGTGACGTGATAGGCCTCCACTTCCTTTCTAATAACCTGGTGAATGTGATTTCTGAGGGATAATGTAAATTTCTCTGTTGTGGGGTGAATAAAGGAATATCTTATCGAGCAAGAAAGCAAGAAAAGTGGCTGAATAAAAGTatttcattcagaaaaaaatctcCCAAGGTTATGCAGGCTAGAGTATTACTAATATATGTAAGGTTTTGTGGTTCATGAGGGCTCCAGGGAATGGGGTATTGACTGAGGAAACCCTGCTTGCTCAATGATTAACAGCTTGAACAGGCTAGGCTCTGTGGTTCAATCATTCCCCTTGTGTGCTACAGTGTATTTTGTTAATTGCCCCCTAATTTGTGACTCACAGAGTGTGTGGGTCACAGCATTCACTGATCATTGTTGGTCAGCTCTCTTTCTTAGAAAGGACTTGAATGGAAAGTCAATGGTGAGcagggtgtgtttttttctgtaccCTCTAATGTGATTttgttacaaaacaaaatgtagtgGCCACAAGATAATAAAGTCTGTCAAATAGTTGAAACAAGAAGAGGTCAAagagctccagcaacacttgtagtacgaagatcaactttattaacaaattaggctgacgcgtttcggctcgtggccttcatcagggtcatcaagaaacagatTGAAAACATAATTTATAGGGTAGGTACGAAATTGAAAGAAAGGTGCATAAATTCAAAAATAAAGACAACCAATCAAACAAATtgtactacaagtgttgctggagctttttgacctcttcaagcctttcaatCTTCATGCACATTGGTAGTTGgggaagttgtgccagaaaatcctctgcttctTCAATAGTTGAGACAatcctttttaaatattttaatttgcaGAGAACATAAACCTGTTCATATAGTGTATAAAGTAAGTCAGAAAATCCAACAAGACATATCTGAAAGCAGCAATTTAACCAGTGATAAAGTAATGTTGATGGACTTTATTTGTGGCCCAGTGGCCTAATGGATAAGGCATCAGCCTCCGGAGCTGgggattgtgggttcaagtcccacctgGGTCGAGTTGATAACACAACTCCAGTGGCGTGGTCCACCTTATACTAGCTGTGCAGCCTCTGCAGCCATCAGATCAAAGCAGGTAGAAAACTGGTACATTCAATCAATCCCTGTGATGTGCAATTATAAACCATAATGGTCAGGGGACACTCAATTCACCATCATTGCTTGGCATACATTTACAACAGTTTCAAGAGCATATCTTTACCATTTTTACAACATGAAAGACAATTTCTTTACTTAAAAAAAGTAGCTACATCACTAAGTAAAAAGGCTCTTTACCTGAAATAAAAACTCtattgtcaaaatgtttttgatgtgAAGGTTGTGTAAATCTAAACGTACTAATATGTAGTAGAATTTAGTATGGCAATTTTCAGTGTGATGTATTCTTTATTAGGTTATAATTAGTGTTAAAGTTAATGGAGCATCCTCTTTGATGCAGGTTAAGATGGGACCCAGAGAATACGACACTTTTTGCTGCCACCCTGTGGCACAAATCTGTGAACACACATAggctagtgtgtgtgtatacaaaaCTGAAAGGCTTAGACAGGAAACACAgtatataaattaaaaaaacaagaataaaaattaaaaagaaaaaaaatgaagaagaggtAAGGTAACAACGGAGCTAGAGTAGCTCATTTGCttgttaaataaagaaacaaccaTCATCAATATTGCAACAGCTTACGTCACCATAGCCCCACAGTCAGCGCATGCGCAAACCCAAGTGGAAGCGTacgcaacaacaacacactcagTAGTGTCAAACTATCGTCAACAACTTTAATGCAGTTAGGGTTTGGGATATACCGAAGACGTGTGTCACT
This is a stretch of genomic DNA from Labrus bergylta chromosome 20, fLabBer1.1, whole genome shotgun sequence. It encodes these proteins:
- the prlh2 gene encoding prolactin releasing hormone 2 yields the protein MLPGRAADVRLCVLTSRWVPAALALLLVLSSSLSSAHSTTVEHDFHIVHNVDNRSPEIDPFWYVGRGVRPIGRFGKRHSSVSSEGLQPVVRVLGLLLNSLRNKEDLRNVLDVEGGDWLP